A region from the Triticum aestivum cultivar Chinese Spring chromosome 3D, IWGSC CS RefSeq v2.1, whole genome shotgun sequence genome encodes:
- the LOC123077298 gene encoding rhamnogalacturonan I rhamnosyltransferase 1 yields the protein MVVAVAAARRRRVWRWAMRAVASAVMWTAVLQLASITGLWRPRVFADCWGGSGSGGASAGLAALAGEDRVAARLSPPALVPRRVYRSNGYLLVTCNGGLNQMRAGICDMVTIARHLNLTLVLPELDKRSFWADPSDFGDIFDVNHFINSLRDELKIVKALPLKLQLKTRRRLYSMPPISWSNDTYYLKRVLPLARKHKVIHFNKTDARLANNGIPIHLQMLRCRVNFEALRFTPQIEALGRKLISTLQRSGEFVVLHLRYEMDMLSFSGCTHGCSHKETEELTRMRYAYPWWKEKEIDSESKRLQGLCPLTPEEIALVLKALGFSKDTLIYIASGEIYGGERRLAALKAAYPNLVRKEKLLSSNELWPFQNHSTQMAALDYMVSIASNVFIPSYDGNMARVVEGHRRYSGFRKTILLDRTKLVELLDHFQGGSLSWDEFSAAVKEAHQYRMGQPTDRRAIPGRPKEEDYFYANPQECVGSSSMGRLRDVS from the exons atggtcgtggcggtggcggcggcgcggcggaggcgggtgtGGCGGTGGGCCATGCGGGCGGTGGCCAGCGCGGTGATGTGGACGGCGGTCCTGCAGCTGGCGTCCATCACCGGCCTCTGGCGCCCCAGGGTCTTCGCGGACTGCTGGGGCGGCTCCGGCTCCGGGGGCGCCTCGGCCGGCCTGGCCGCGCTCGCCGGCGAGGACCGGGTCGCCGCGCGGCTCTCCCCTCCGGCGCTCGTGCCCAGGA GAGTTTATAGAAGCAATGGCTATCTGCTAGTGACCTGCAACGGAGGCCTTAATCAAATGCGAGCCGGG ATATGTGATATGGTGACCATAGCACGCCATCTAAATCTAACATTAGTGCTCCCTGAACTCGATAAAAGGTCTTTCTGGGCTGATCCAAG TGAttttggagatatatttgatgtgaACCACTTCATTAATTCGTTAAGAGACGAACTAAAAATTGTCAAAGCACTACCGTTGAAACTCCAGCTAAAAACCAGGAGAAGACTTTATTCGATGCCTCCTATCAGCTGGTCAAACGATACGTACTACCTAAAGCGG GTATTACCTCTTGCAAGGAAGCACAAGGTGATCCATTTCAATAAAACGGATGCCCGGCTAGCAAACAATGGCATTCCTATCCATCTCCAAATGCTGCGCTGCCGTGTCAACTTTGAGGCTTTGAGATTCACTCCACAGATTGAGGCCCTCGGCAGAAAACTTATCTCCACCCTTCAGCGAAGTGGGGAATTTGTTGTGCTTCACTTGCGTTATGAAATGGACATGCTCTCCTTTTCAGGCTGCACACATGGCTGTTCCCATAAAGAAACTGAGGAGCTCACCAGAATGAG ATATGCATATCCATGGTGGAAAGAAAAAGAAATCGATTCTGAATCCAAGAGGCTTCAGGGACTTTGCCCCCTCACACCTGAGgaaattgctctagtgcttaaaGCTCTAGGGTTTTCAAAGGATACATTGATATATATTGCCTCTGGTGAAATCTATGGAGGTGAAAGACGGTTGGCTGCTCTTAAGGCTGCCTATCCGAATTTG GTTAGAAAGGAAAAACTGTTATCTTCCAATGAATTGTGGCCATTCCAGAACCATTCGACCCAGATGGCAGCACTGGACTACATGGTTTCTATAGCAAGCAATGTTTTCATCCCCAGTTATGATGGAAATATGGCAAGAGTTGTCGAAGGTCACCGCAG GTATAGTGGCTTTCGCAAGACCATCTTATTGGACAGGACAAAGCTTGTTGAACTTTTGGATCATTTCCAAGGAGGTTCATTGTCCTGGGATGAATTCTCTGCTGCTGTGAAGGAGGCGCACCAGTATCGCATGGGCCAACCCACAGACAGAAGGGCCATCCCTGGCCGGCCCAAGGAAGAGGACTACTTCTATGCTAATCCCCAAGAATGCGTCGGTTCCAGTTCCATGGGGAGATTAAGAGATGTTTCCTGA
- the LOC123077300 gene encoding autophagy-related protein 18d, producing the protein MSSQVSTSRGLHPPEKIMTYESPHTWPLSVPTSKAEAGSSDDQEVRLLSVSWNQDCGCFAAGTSNGFRIFNCDPFKETFRRDLKSGGFGIVEMLFRCNILALVGGGSNMHYPPNKVMIWDDHQSRCIGEFTFRSDVRAVKLGKDNIVIVLETKIYVYNFTDLKMLHQIETLPNPKGLCCLSHHSNTSVLACPGLSQGHVRVEHFGLKVTKMITAHDSHISCMALTMDGLLLATASMKGTLIRIFNTMDGTRLQEVRRGLDKAEIYSIALSPNVQWLAVSSDKGTVHIFSLKVRVAGEDSSNDQRTLEAPRMDHQNSSTSMDPLIQTNTGSNASSSLSFMKGILPKYFSSEWSFAQFHLPEVTRYIVAFGAQNTVMMVGLDGSFYRCIFDQVNGGQMTQKEYSRFLKTDYPPLRTLTA; encoded by the exons ATGAGCTCACAAGTATCCACATCGCGGGGTTTACATCCCCCAGAGAAAATTATGACGTACGAGTCCCCTCACACATGGCCACTGTCGGTGCCTACGAGCAAGGCTGAGGCAGGTAGCAGCGATGACCAGGAGGTTAGGCTGTTGTCGGTTTCTTGGAATCAGGATTGTGGTTGCTTCGCTGCCGGCACAAGCAATGGCTTCAGAATCTTTAACTGCGACCCTTTCAAGGAGACTTTCAGGAGGGATCTGAAGAGTGGTGGGTTTGGGATAGTTGAGATGCTGTTCCGCTGCAACATCCTTGCTCTTGTAGGTGGCGGCTCCAATATGCATTATCCGCCCAACAAGGTGATGATCTGGGATGATCACCAGAGCCGTTGTATTGGGGAGTTTACCTTCCGCTCTGATGTCCGGGCCGTAAAATTGGGGAAAGATAACATTGTGATTGTCCTCGAGACAAAGATATATGTTTATAACTTTACAGATCTGAAGATGCTCCATCAGATAGAGACCCTGCCAAATCCTAAAGGACTCTGCTGCCTCTCTCATCATTCCAATACTTCAGTGCTGGCCTGTCCTGGGCTGAGTCAGGGACATGTTCGGGTAGAGCATTTTGGGCTAAAGGTGACAAAGATGATTACGGCCCATGATTCACACATTTCTTGCATGGCCTTAACTATGGATGGTCTCTTACTGGCAACGGCAAGTATGAAGGGCACTCTAATCAGAATATTTAACACAATGGATGGCACTCGCCTGCAAGAG GTGCGCAGAGGTCTTGATAAAGCCGAGATATATAGCATTGCACTGTCACCAAATGTGCAATGGTTGGCAGTGTCCAGCGACAAAGGAACGGTTCATATATTCAGTCTAAAAGTCAGGGTTGCGGGTGAAGATTCAAGTAATGATCAGCGTACCCTTGAAGCTCCACGGATGGATCACCAGAATTCTTCTACCTCTATGGATCCTCTTATACAAACAAACACTGGATCCAATGCAAGCTCATCACTGTCTTTCATGAAAG GGATTCTGCCGAAGTACTTCAGCTCAGAGTGGTCATTTGCTCAGTTCCATTTACCGGAAGTCACACGTTACATCGTAGCTTTCGGCGCTCAAAACACTGTAATGATGGTTGGCCTGGATGGCAG CTTCTACAGGTGCATCTTTGACCAAGTAAACGGCGGACAGATGACGCAGAAGGAATACTCGCGGTTTCTCAAGACCGACTACCCTCCCCTGAGGACATTGACCGCTTAA